The genomic interval TTAATAAAAGGGGGTCGTTTGGTTTAAATTCTGTGGCACCATTCATACTCCAGAGACCGGCATCCACCAGGGCTCTGATCTCAGCTTCATAAGCATTGCCGGTAATATCGGTTAAACCCTGTGATTGGGCTTGCGCAAAAGATGATGAGGTTATCAGCAGACAAAAAAAGGCCCCAGCAAGAATGATATGCTTCTTCATAACACCTCCCTTAAAAGATAAAACTTATATGAGGGTGTTTGAGTGCAATTTGACTGCCAAAATTTAGACGATTAAAATTTTTAAAAATCCCCTTGAGATGATTTGGGTTTTCGTGAACCCATAAAAAAAAATACAATTTAATCTCTTGGATTTTTGTATCAAAACAACCCATGTGGTTGATCGTGATAGGGATAATTTTTCTTGGTTAAAGAAGAAAAGAACATCAGAGCCTTAGACAAGGCACGCTAAGGAGAAAATGAAGATCATTTCTAAATCATGAAGCGTAAGTGAACAAAAAAATTTGGCTAATGATAAGAAATAACATCGAAATCAGTCATAGAGAAAATCATCAGCGTTGATATGGCCCCATGATCCCTGGGATTGATCACGAATGATAATTTTTGCCTTGTAACCCTTCCAACGCGAAACATTCCAAGCCACACGAAGCATTTTTTCACTTTGAATTAAAGCGCCCCGACCGGGCTCAAAAAGGACTTCTTCTCCATCAACAAGTAAAGCCACACCTGTTTGCCCGCTTCCATCCCCACCCCCAATAAGAAAGGTGATAACATCCCCCGTAATCTCAAATTCATCCGAAACAAGTTCTCCCATGGGAAGATCGCCTTGGGAATGTCCGGAGGGTTTGCCAGGGCTGTTGCGATCTTCGAAACTGCCAATCCAATATTGACCCTGGGGACGTGCCGGCGTTGATCCACGATAGATGGGGTTGTCATGGAAAATCGGCTGATCCACAAAAGCCAGATCATGGGGAGTCCAATGGGTTAAATTTCCCATTTCAAAATCAGAATTTTCAAACAAGGGCTTTCTCCAGGGGGAATAAAAGCTCACGCCTATCGTGACGATCAAGGCCAAAGAAAAAGTGATCGTCATACTTTTCCAAAACAAAATGGAGGAATGTTCAGACATAGAAAAATTACCTCAATAAGGGGCCTAAGAACCATTCGATCTTTAAAAAGATGGCCCCGGCCCTACTTTGCATAAAGCTCCCAAAAAATTGGAGCGATTTTTCAAAAAAAGGTTTCTTTTTGGCAAAGGATTCACCCAAAAAAAGAGCCTCATTGTTTTTTATAAAGGAGTCCCCCGCATCATAATCAATGGGGTCCCCTTTCAGTTTAAAGAAAAAAGAATATCCATTCCGGATTTTGAAATTTACCACTTCATATAAATCATGAAACCGTGGGTTTCGCATCAATTCTACATCCGATACATGAAGCCATGGATGAAGTTTGGCAAACTCTTCAAGTGTTCTTGGCATCCCATCAAGGAAGGGACTTCCATTAAACATGATGAGGGTGGGACGTTGGGATAAAATATAATTCCCATCCCCTTTTTCATGCCCATGGACGCGTTTTCCCATTTCTAATTTCCGATGGGCAATGGTTTTATCGACAAGCCCCAGCATGTCATAAACCTGGCCATCATAAAAATAAGCCACAAAAGGCATGGCGTTTAAGGCAATGCTTTGCCCTGAGCCGAGCATCTTCTTAAAAAGGAGCCCGTGAAAACGGGCCATCGTAAAAAACGAACGATTATTGCTCACAAAAAGAAAAACCCTGTTTTCCCCAAAAAAACCGTAGAGCCCCCCAAATACAAGATGAAAAACCAGCAATACCCCCAAAAATAAAGTACTCCACTTCCATGGAAGGCTTGTCATCAACAAGGCCGTCCTGAAGGCATGGGCCAAAAAAGCAGCCACAAGGATGAACCCAAACGATAAAACAGGATTTAAATACCTGAAGAAAAAAAGATTGTCCCCTCCCCCTGTAATGCACAAGAAAAACGAAAGAAGCACAAAACCCAACCACAAACACCATGCCTTGGAATGGCGTAAAAAAAACCATCCGTGGATCAACAAAACAAGGAATAAAACCACACCCCCCAAGCTGGTATTGATGCAATCGATCGTATAATAAAAACCGTTTTTTAAGGCATGGGAACTCAAGCCTACCTTGGCGTAATAAGTATTGGGAAGAAGATGGCCATAAACATGCCACCGCGAAAAAAGATAAAATGCAAAAAAGGGAAGGCCGAAGCAAAAATCAAGGAATCTTTTGAAATTAACTTTTTTACTTTCCCGGTAATTCCAAAAAGTATCAAAAAAAAGGAAAAAAACGTAATAGGCAATCCCCTCCACACGCGTTAATGCCAAAAGACAAAATAAAAATCCTGTAAAACGCCGCTGCCAGGCATTTTGGTCATGGTAAAGGCCAAAAAAAATACAACCCACCATCAAGAAAGCATAGAAACTCGTTTCCAACCCCGCCATGGCCCAAAAAGCATTTCCAGGATAAACAAGAAAGAGAACAGGCGCCCCCAAAGCCAGATAAGAAGATTGAAAATACCTCCGGCCCATCAAAAACAAGAGCCCTGCTGTAAAGATGAGGGCCACCCCATTGACCGACTCAACAAAGACAATGGGATCCCAACCAATCCACAGGCCCAAAATAACGATCATCTGCCACAAATAGCCCGTGTAACCCTCCACTGGGTCATCAATATTAAAAACAAGTCCCCTTCCCCTTAAAAAATTGGCGGCGTATCTGAAATAGATGAATGAATCGTCGTAGGTCACCCCTCCAAAAAGCCAAAACCAGAAAAAGGTGATTGCAATGCCGAAAAGCAGGATGAAGAAGAATGGGAGTTTTCTCATTGAGATTTTGTCTTTTTAACATATTCCCCCCACCAACTCAAAATGCTTTTAGGTTTTGACTTAAAAATGGTAAGTTAAGCCATGCTTAAAAACTTGATTGTTTGGTTGAAAGGGATACGAGTTCATCAATGGTCCAAAAACCTGCTCCTTTTTATCCCATTATTTTTGGCTCATGAAATGGACGATCCTGAAAAACTCCTGGCAGCCCTGATCGCTTTCATTTCCTTTAGTCTTTGTGCCTCCGGTGGTTACATTCTTAACGATCTTTTAGACCTTAAAGCGGACCAGCTTCACCCTTCCAAAAAATATCGCCCCCTTGCTTCGGGAGCCATCTCTTTCAAAATGGGAGTGATTTTAATTCCCATTCTTTTAGGGATGGGATTCTTTCTGGCCCTTTTTTATCTACCTCTTTTTTTTGTTAAATCCCTTGTTTTATACTTTCTTGTTTCTCTTCTTTATTCTGTTTACCTCAAAAAACTGCTTCTTGTTGATGTGCTTGTCTTGGCGGGGCTTTATACCTTACGAATTATTGCCGGAGCGCATGCCACCCGTGTTCTTATTTCCCCCTGGTTACTAGCCTTCTCCATGTTTTTTTTCATCAGCCTGGCCTTCGTAAAAAGATTTTCAGAACTGGCGCTTTTTAAGGAAGAGGACAAAAAAGTAGCCAACCGGAACTATCTGGGAAGTGACAAAACCCTTCTTGCAAGTGGTGGGACCGCCGCCGGATTTATTTCAGTCCTCATCTTCATTCTTTACATCAATAGCGGGGACGTCGTCCGTTTGTATCACCATCCGTTTGCACTATGGTTTATCGCCCCCTTTTTACTTTATTGGGTCACCCGCATCTGGTTTTTGGCACATCGGGGCAAAATGAATGACGACCCCATCGCCTTTGCCATTCGTGACCCCATCAGCTACATGGTAGGGAGCATCATTGCCTTTCTCATTCACAGAGCCACAGGATAAATCATGAACCACACTTCATCATGGGGCGGTTATCCGAAGATCACGCATACTTCGGTTATGTCCGTGTCCTGGCAAAACGAACTTCCCCCTTTGGCCTCTTTACCCTTTCCCGTCCTTCCTCACGCTTATGGCCGAAGTTATGGTGATAGTTGCCTGAATGAAAACGGCATTCTGCTGGATACAACCCCGCTTTCCCATTTTCTTGAATTTGATCAATGGTATGCACCCCAGGGCAAGCCCTGGACCCAAGACCCTTCAAAGGCGGAGGGTTTGACCCAGCAAGGCTCGTCCCCGAAGCCAACGAGCGTAGGGGACAAAACCCGGGGGCTGCTTCGATGCGAGGCAGGAACTTCTCTTGCAGAAATTTTGGATCTGGTTGTCCCCCACGGTTATTTTTTGCCGGTTACTCCGGGAACAAAATTTGTTTCTGTGGGAGGCGCCATCGCCAATGACGTCCATGGTAAAAACCACCACCGGGCTGGCACCTTTGGCAGCCACGTACTGCAATTTGAACTTTTGCGTTCCAATGGAGAGCGGCTTTTATGCTCCCCAAATCAAAATGAAGATTTTTTCAAAGCCACCATCGGCGGGCTTGGTTTGACAGGACTTATTCTTTGGGCCGAAATCAAACTTAAACGCATCGAGAATACCCTGATCGATGAAGAAATTATTTCCTTTTCAACCCTGGATGATTTTTTTGAACTATCCCTTGCCTCCGACCTCACCCACGAATACACAGTAGCTTGGATCGATTGCCTGGCTTCAGGAAAAAAATTGGGCCGTGGGATTTTTTTCAGGGGGAATCATGCCGTAGGGGAACAAGTAAGGACACAAGTAAGGGCAATTCATGAATTGCCCTTACGTCTACCCTTACGTTTGCCCTTACCTAACATGCCCTCTCTGCTCTTAAACCACTTTACACTTAAGGCAATGAATTCTGTCTGGTACTCTTTAAAAAAGAAACAGCAGGGTGTTCACACTGTTCCGTATGATTCCTTTTTTTATCCCTTGGATCGCCTCCACCATTGGAATCGTTTGTACGGCAAAAAAGGTTTTCTCCAATATCAATGTGTCATTCCTTTTGGAGACCATCAAAACACAATCAAGAAAATGCTCGCCCAAATTGCACAAACGGGGTTGGGTTCTTTTTTAAGTGTCCTTAAAATTTTTGGCGACAAACCATCACCCGGGATACTTTCTTTTCCCCGACCCGGGGTCACTCTCGCCCTGGATTTTCCTATTCATGGCCAAAAGATTTTTAAATTGCTAGACGGGCTTGATATCTTGGTGATCCAAGCCGGAGGAAAGGTTTATCCGGCCAAGGATGCCCGAATGTCGGCCAAGAATTTTCAAGATTTTTATCCACAGTGGAAGGAATTTTCGAATTTCATCGATCCAAAATTTTCTTCCAGTTTTTGGAGAAGGGTTACAAAATAAAGGAAATACCATGAAAAAAATCCTCATCATTGGCGCCACTTCAAGCATAGCCCAAGAAACGGCCAAAATTTTTGCCACTTCCGGAGCTGCGCTATTTCTGGTGGCACGCAACCAGGAAAAAATGGACATCCTGGCCAAGGACTTGGTCATCCGTGGGGCTACTCAAGTGGAAACAGCTCTTTTTGATGCAACCAAAATGGGAAATGAGGAAATGTTTTTAAAAAAAATAATCCAAACCTTTGGGGATTTTGATGGGGTGCTGATGGCCCACGGTTTTTTACCTAATCAAACAGAATGCGAACGAAGTGTCGAAAAAACTCTGGAAACATTCCAAATAAACGCCCTCAGTTTCATTTCTTTGTTGACGGTATTGGGAAATTATTTTGGCGAACGACAAAAAGGGTTCATGGCCATTATCACTTCTGTCGCCGGTGACCGGGGAAGACAAAGTAATTATGTGTATGCTGCTGCTAAATCTGCGGTGCATGTGTTTCTTCAAGGGATGCGTCAACGTCTTTTCAAAAAAGGGGTGCATCTGTTGACGATTAAACCGGGTTATGTCGACACTCCCATGACAGTGGGCATGAAGAAAAATTTTCTTTTTGCTTCTCCTCAAAAAATTGCCCGTGGCATTGTTAAAGCCATTGAAAAACGAAAAGACATTGTTTATCTGCCCTGGTTTTGGAGATGGATCATGCTTATGGTGCGAAATATTCCGGAAGGAAAATTCAAGAAGCTATCGTTGTAGTTGTCTAGAATTGCTTAAGATTCCTCCATCTTTTCAGTCAAAAAGATGACGAATACGACCTTTTCTGCCCATCCTCTTAATTTATTTAAAAATCAAAAGCTTAACTCAGTATTCGAAAAAAACTGCCATCCTTTTGTCCATCTGTTTCTTTTTAACTCACTCTCATTTATCGCTAACAACATGATTTCACTTATTTTCAAGAGAGCTGTTTTTGGCAGGTTTATTGCTTGGTAGAAGGGTGCTCTGACTAAAAAATATTTTTTTATGAATTAAAGGGGGAAGTAAATTATGCAAAAATTTATCTATTTCATTCTTGGTATCATTTTAATTGTGGGTAGTACTTCCTGCTCGGGTGAGGACGGCAATGATAGCAGCAGCGCCACGGGCAATGTGAGTGTTCAAGCCACCGTTACGGTGCCCAGTTCCAGTATCTCCTCGCCCATGCGTGGACTGATGAAAGCCGCAGGAGTAAAAGCCGCCATTACCGAAGTGGCAGCTGGAGGGGTGACTTGCCACGCTGAAGATTTAAGTGGCACCACCATCGGTAACGAAGTAACGGCCGATAGCAATGGTGTGTGCACCGTAACAGGTCTGACTGCCGCCCAATATAGCGCACGCATCATCATTGTGGCTGATTCACCCACCATGTCCCCTGTTGAAACCTTGATTATTCCCACAACCACCCAACAAGCGGCGGTCACCGCAGGGGGCACTCCTGATCCTGTTGAAGTCAATACAATCACCACCATCGCCACGGCGGCCACCATCGTCGGATGCGATGGAACCTTGGTAGGATGCGAAGATACTATTGATATGGACAGCGCCTTTGATGCCAGCATTGCTTACTTTGATGATGTTGCCGATGACACGGCCGCCACAGACACTGCGGGGGGATACACAGCCGCCTTGGTTGAAGCAGCGGCCGACTATACCTCTAGCAGCACAGCCACCGAAAGTACCGTGGATGCCCTTGTAGCTGCCATGGCCGATGATGATGCCACCGCCCTTGAAGCCGTTGTAGGAACAGCGGTGACTGATGCAAGCATTGCCACTGGGGATGTAACCGAAACTTCCTCCAGCACCATCAACACTTACATCACCAGTTACTGCACCCTTGATGAAGATGGTGCTTCCCCTTGGCAGGACACCTTGGATGATGCCACTGCAGCCGGAGTGACACCCGACCTCCTCGCCTTGGTGGGACCTTTCCAGGAACTAACCTCCACCGAAATGACTGCGGGCACCTACCCGACCACCGTGTGGCGCAATTATGCCAGGGACTTTTTGGGTGGGGCTGCTGGAGGTTTAGAGGAGAATCCTTTTAGTGCCTTTGGCCATCCAGAAGCCAGACGATCCTTTATAGGATATGTGCGTAACGGCGGCGGATTGGACCCGGATAATATTGGGCGGGGTGCTGCTGCCGTCATGGCCACGCTTCCCCGGAATGAGACAACCGGAGAATATGAACTAGACGATTATGATGCCGATTATCTAGGCCCAACCGCTGCCTATGATATTATTTCCCGTATTCGCGATGCCGGTAGCTTGGGCAATTTTAATCCTGCCACCCTCATGGACAATTTCAAGGATTTGCTACGTGAGAACACAGCCTCATGCGCCTATGGCGGTTGCGGCGATTTCGTCACGCAGTTTGTCAATAACGCCCCTGGCGGAAATTTTGATCCCACTCAAACAACGGGTTTTTTTAAATGTCGCCCCGGTGACAGCAGTTGCACCTGCGATGATGATGATGATTGTTTTCCAGGGGATACCTGCGACACAGGCTCAACAGAGAGCAGCAATACCTGCGTGGCCGGATCACTCTTCATGACACTTTCTTGCGATGACGATGATGATTGCGACGATTTGACAACCTGTACGGGTTCTTACAACGGTTTCGGCGAACGGCATTGTACGTATCGGCAACTGGTGGCTCCGGGGATGTTCACCGCGGCTTCAGGGGGAACCGTGGGAGTTTTTGGGAATGCGGTTTTCTCAGGATATACGGTTCATGATGCCCCTGCCAATGGAGCACAAGGAGGGTTCTGTAGCGATTTGGTATCTTGTGGGACGGGCTCTACATGTATCAATGGAACATGTCGGCCAGATGATATGTGCATGCCTCCTCTCATGGAATGCTCCTCTGATAGTGATTGTTGTTCAGAAACCTGTTTAAATACGGATGCCGGGCAAAGATGCGCCCAATTG from Deltaproteobacteria bacterium GWA2_45_12 carries:
- a CDS encoding FAD-linked oxidase is translated as MSVSWQNELPPLASLPFPVLPHAYGRSYGDSCLNENGILLDTTPLSHFLEFDQWYAPQGKPWTQDPSKAEGLTQQGSSPKPTSVGDKTRGLLRCEAGTSLAEILDLVVPHGYFLPVTPGTKFVSVGGAIANDVHGKNHHRAGTFGSHVLQFELLRSNGERLLCSPNQNEDFFKATIGGLGLTGLILWAEIKLKRIENTLIDEEIISFSTLDDFFELSLASDLTHEYTVAWIDCLASGKKLGRGIFFRGNHAVGEQVRTQVRAIHELPLRLPLRLPLPNMPSLLLNHFTLKAMNSVWYSLKKKQQGVHTVPYDSFFYPLDRLHHWNRLYGKKGFLQYQCVIPFGDHQNTIKKMLAQIAQTGLGSFLSVLKIFGDKPSPGILSFPRPGVTLALDFPIHGQKIFKLLDGLDILVIQAGGKVYPAKDARMSAKNFQDFYPQWKEFSNFIDPKFSSSFWRRVTK
- a CDS encoding short-chain dehydrogenase, encoding MKKILIIGATSSIAQETAKIFATSGAALFLVARNQEKMDILAKDLVIRGATQVETALFDATKMGNEEMFLKKIIQTFGDFDGVLMAHGFLPNQTECERSVEKTLETFQINALSFISLLTVLGNYFGERQKGFMAIITSVAGDRGRQSNYVYAAAKSAVHVFLQGMRQRLFKKGVHLLTIKPGYVDTPMTVGMKKNFLFASPQKIARGIVKAIEKRKDIVYLPWFWRWIMLMVRNIPEGKFKKLSL